The Ignavibacteriales bacterium genome contains the following window.
TTCAATTTTATTATAAACCAAATCTTCGTAGTCTTCAATTTCATCATTTGGAATTCGCTTTCCATTTTGATAAAGTGTAACCAACTCATCATCTTTAAAAACAGCTTTCCAGCGTGATAATTTTCCATTTTCGTAATTATCAAAAGTAAAAGTGGATTTCCCTTCTTCTGATTTATAAGAATGTTGATATTCTCCATCATATTTGCTGTGGTATAATGAACTACATCCAAAAACGGAAAGTGAAAAGATCATTATAAAAGAAAATAAAATTATTTTCCTTTTCTGATTCATATAAATGATTTTCATAATTGCCTCGTGTAAAATACTTCAAATGAATGTTCTTTTTTTGTTAAGACGGATAGAATTGAAAAGGGTTGCACATAAAGCAAATTTTTATAGTCGGGAAATCAAATACCATCTGATTGGGGAGGATTGGATTCCTTTTAGAAAATAATGGTTTCCTTCGGTAAAAAAATCCCCTTACAAAAAGGGGATTTTTATTAATGCAAAATACTGTTTCTATTTAACAGGATTCAGTTTTCCTTCGCTATTTGCAATTTGCCAAACATCCATAAAGCCAAGCTTAATTATGTTTGTCATCTTTTTAATATCGGCTTTGTCGGCTGTGTCGCCAGGTTGGTGGTAATCGTTATGCCATCCAGCCATAAAATAAAATATCGGAATGTTCTTTTCAGCAAATGGAGTATGGTCACTTCCACCACCAGGTTTTTCTTCAGCTTCGAACTCAATCTTTAATCCAAGATTCAAATCCTTGTTGAATTTCTCATTCATATCTTTTAATTCCGGGTAGGCTTTTGTGTAGGTCATGCTGCATTCAACACCAAGAGAATCATTTACACCATCCCGCGAGATCATATCGTAGTTTAAACAGGCAATTGTATTTTGTACCGGTTTAATTGGATGCTCAACAAAATAATATGAACCGAGCAATCCTTTTTCTTCACCTGTCCATAAAGCAAATACGATAGTTTTTTTAGGTTTGATCTTTGCTTCTGCAAAAGCCTTAGCCAAAGTCATTACAGCAACACTTCCGGAAGCATTATCATCAGATCCGTTCCAGATATAACCCTTTACCATACCAACGTGATCGTAATGCGCACCGATAACAATTACCTCATCAGGATTTTCTCCTTCAATAGTTCCCAATACATTTCTTGTACTTACCAAATTAGATTTTACAGTTGTTTTAAATGAAATGGTTTTGTTTTCAATTTCCAATGAGTTCGGTTTAATCTTTTCCTGGGCAGATTTTTCAAATTCAGAAAAATTGATCCCGCAATTTTTAATTATTTCATTAGCAAGTCGGTTGGTTATATAGACAGTCAATATTCCGGATCTAAGTGTATCACCAGGAATACTCATTCTTCTGAAAAGTCCAGCGCGAAGTTCAGAATCACCCTCATAATTATTTATGTTGAAGCGGAAAGGAATATTTGTTACCCAGTCATTAGAAATATTTTTTTCGGGATTGACTTCAATTATACCAACTGCGCCAAGTTCTTCTGCCCATTTATTTTTGTCTTTGGATAAATTCCACTCCGCCCATCTTCCCTCAGGTTTAAAAAGTTTGTATGCTTTTGATGACGTATCTTTATATCCAGGATAACCTGCAAGACGTAAGATTATTTTTCCTTTTACATTAACTCCGTTAAAATCGTTGTAACCTTGTTTGTCATTTTTATATCCATATCCAACGAACACAATGGGCGCTTCAAACTGTTGACCAATGCTTGCTGGGTTGAGATAAAAATCTGTTTTATAAACAAAGTTGGTTATTTTTTTTGAATTTTTTTCGTTTGTAATTAAAGCTAATTCCTGTAAATCGCCAGGTTCATAATTTAACAGGTTGAAATTTTGGAAGTAACTATTATAGCTTTCAGCTTTCTTTCCTTTCATTCTCTCTTCACGGGATTGGAATTTTCGTTCAATATCTCCGGCAGGATTTACACCGTACACTTTAAACATACTTGCAATGTAATCACCAGCCATAAAATTTCCTTTGGTGCCGGTTTCTCGTCCTTCCATCCAATCAGATGAAAGAAACTCTAACTGAGCTTTGATTGCTTCTGGTGTAATTACATCTAAGCCTTTTTTTACAGCATCACTTTGTGCAAGGAATGTTGACTGAAAAAATATGAATGTCAGGAGGGGAAATAACTTATAGGTGTGCATAGTTCCTCTTATAATTTTACAAAGGATTTAATTACCTCCGCAAAACTAATAAAAGTTTTCAATTTATATTCAAATAGAAATTAATAAATATAAGATTGAACTTTAAGTAAAACTGTACTCACCAATTCTAGTTAAAAGATTGTTATCAACGATTCTTATTTCTTCAATTTATCCTTAAATACTTTTTCAAACTTCTCAACTTTAGGACCGATAACAAAGGAACAATAACCTTGGTGTGGATTCTGATTAAAATAATTCTGATGGTAATCTTCTGCTCTGTAAAATTTGATGAATGGAGAAATTTCTGTTATTACCGGATCTTTCCAAGCACCAGATTTATTTAATTCTATTTTGAAATGTTCGGCAAGTTTTTTCTGTTGATCATTATGATAAAATATTACAGACCGGTATTGTGTTCCTGCATCTGCCCCTTGGCGGTTAAGAGTGGTTGGGTCATGAGTCTTCCAGAAAACCTGGAGAAGTTCATCAAAAGAAATTACTTTTGGATCATAAGTAATCTGGCAAACTTCCGCATGCCCGGTTTTACCGGAACAAACTTGATCATACGTTGGATTTTCCTTTGTTCCTCCGCTATATCCAGAAGCAACAGATTTAACGCCTTTTAGCCTTTGAAATATTGCCTCGGTACACCAGAAACATCCGGAACCGAAAGTAGCAGTATCTAGTTGAGCATTTGTTTCCATATTCACTTTCTTTTTTGTTTCACCTAATGAATTATTTCCTTTGCAACCCAATCCCGAAATTATTAAAAAAAGAATCGGGATAATTTTTATGGATAATCTTACCATTTTATAATCTTTCTTATGTTTATGTAGTGATAACATCAAATTTTTGTAAAAGGTTTACTTTAGTAATACTATCTACTCTTTAAAGATCATTTTAAGAAATTCCTTTCTTTTTCATAATTTGCATTTAACCTTTTCTATTTTACGGCGTATCATTAATAAATAAAAAATGAAAGAATTGTTTAAAGCTGAAGAACAAATATCCGAAGAAATTTTACATCGCTGTAAAAGCGGCGATAC
Protein-coding sequences here:
- the msrA gene encoding peptide-methionine (S)-S-oxide reductase MsrA — translated: MVRLSIKIIPILFLIISGLGCKGNNSLGETKKKVNMETNAQLDTATFGSGCFWCTEAIFQRLKGVKSVASGYSGGTKENPTYDQVCSGKTGHAEVCQITYDPKVISFDELLQVFWKTHDPTTLNRQGADAGTQYRSVIFYHNDQQKKLAEHFKIELNKSGAWKDPVITEISPFIKFYRAEDYHQNYFNQNPHQGYCSFVIGPKVEKFEKVFKDKLKK
- a CDS encoding M20/M25/M40 family metallo-hydrolase, with the protein product MHTYKLFPLLTFIFFQSTFLAQSDAVKKGLDVITPEAIKAQLEFLSSDWMEGRETGTKGNFMAGDYIASMFKVYGVNPAGDIERKFQSREERMKGKKAESYNSYFQNFNLLNYEPGDLQELALITNEKNSKKITNFVYKTDFYLNPASIGQQFEAPIVFVGYGYKNDKQGYNDFNGVNVKGKIILRLAGYPGYKDTSSKAYKLFKPEGRWAEWNLSKDKNKWAEELGAVGIIEVNPEKNISNDWVTNIPFRFNINNYEGDSELRAGLFRRMSIPGDTLRSGILTVYITNRLANEIIKNCGINFSEFEKSAQEKIKPNSLEIENKTISFKTTVKSNLVSTRNVLGTIEGENPDEVIVIGAHYDHVGMVKGYIWNGSDDNASGSVAVMTLAKAFAEAKIKPKKTIVFALWTGEEKGLLGSYYFVEHPIKPVQNTIACLNYDMISRDGVNDSLGVECSMTYTKAYPELKDMNEKFNKDLNLGLKIEFEAEEKPGGGSDHTPFAEKNIPIFYFMAGWHNDYHQPGDTADKADIKKMTNIIKLGFMDVWQIANSEGKLNPVK